The Methanosphaera cuniculi genome includes a window with the following:
- a CDS encoding archaeosine tRNA-ribosyltransferase, which yields MIKIKNHDGPARIGQINEALTPNIIDYKKIQQVKNIPTPFKIQKEIAQENMEKTIKLAENEEDKNKIAVIQGAEYTDLRVECAKRLEEKGFTNLMFANTDEMMRNPEKLLEIIIEVRENINPNTTLYFPFATTQIIPILAYLGIDMFDTSRVIYEAKNKNLMTNTNIYPQDEYQLEDDLIDANLKQLEFTIKEVQQNMKNKTLRNLTEQRACTNPELMTLHRLLDKNHQNYLQKYTQLY from the coding sequence ATGATAAAAATAAAAAACCATGATGGACCTGCAAGAATTGGACAAATAAATGAAGCATTAACACCTAACATAATAGACTACAAAAAAATCCAACAAGTAAAAAACATACCCACACCATTTAAAATACAAAAAGAAATAGCACAAGAAAACATGGAAAAAACAATAAAACTAGCAGAAAATGAAGAAGATAAAAACAAAATTGCAGTAATACAAGGAGCAGAATATACAGATTTAAGAGTAGAATGTGCAAAAAGACTAGAAGAAAAAGGATTTACAAATTTAATGTTTGCAAATACAGATGAAATGATGAGAAATCCTGAAAAACTACTTGAAATAATAATAGAAGTACGTGAAAACATAAATCCAAATACAACACTATACTTCCCATTTGCAACAACACAAATCATACCAATACTAGCATACCTGGGAATAGATATGTTTGATACATCACGGGTGATATATGAAGCAAAAAACAAAAATCTAATGACAAATACAAACATATACCCACAAGATGAATACCAACTAGAAGATGATCTAATTGATGCAAATTTAAAACAACTAGAATTCACAATAAAAGAAGTACAACAAAACATGAAAAACAAAACTCTAAGAAATCTAACAGAACAAAGAGCATGTACAAATCCAGAACTTATGACATTACATAGATTACTTGATAAAAACCACCAAAACTACCTACAAAAATATACACAATTATACTAA